The Chiloscyllium plagiosum isolate BGI_BamShark_2017 chromosome 4, ASM401019v2, whole genome shotgun sequence region AGAAATGTATGTGGTGAAATTGTTGACAGACGTTTTGCTCGGTCAGTGTTGCATGAGACGTTGCGGGGAATGGGATGCTGTGGACTATTTCACGCTGGACAATTTGAGAACATTAACCTGTGTGATGAACAAGGTAAACACTTTTCAAGTTTACAACGTACAGCGCCATTAATCAATGGTCATAGTGTCCTCTCCATCCATTGGAAACCGCTGGATGGAACTGTTGGGACCTGGAGATTTCAGGCGAAAGCTAAAAGACCCATAGAGTTTTCCCGATCTTCCCACAGCTGCGAACCTCTGCCTTTGATATAGTTCACCTTTGCAAATTGATATCATTAACAAAGTGGAGAGGAGGATTCCCCCCAGGGTCAAAAGGCCAAGTCCCGCGATGACACACCGGTCCAGGTGAGCCCCGATCCGGGCGCTCTCCTTTTGAAGGTTCTCCATCTCCCGGGCTGAAACACTGTCTGGATTCACAGTCACGTCGCGGGGGATCACGTAGGATATGATGACCAGCGTGATCCCACTGAACAGGAAGAGCAGGGCGCTGATAAAGCCATAGTCCACGGATGTGTCCGAGCTCTCGGACGAGCTGTCATCATCAGACTCTGTCGAGAGTTCCTGCAAACCGTCGGGGATAGCTCTGATGTCGCTGGAAGAGCCGTGGTAGGACTGCATGGGGTAGCTTTTGTCGGACAGAGTCGGACTTGCACGTTGCAAGTTGACATTTTCGTCCACATAAGTGAAAGATGTTTCAAGTTGCTGGTCGCAGCAGCACACCTTGATGTCCTTGCCGGCCGGGTGGTGCTGCTGCCCGTGTTTGTAGCTGTAGCACTCGTATGGAGCTGTCCCTGGTGCTGAACCGGAGAGGCACGGGAACGACGCGTGCAATCCCCACTCCAGTTCTTTCCATGCACACGGTTGGCTGTTGCCTTCGCCCAGGTAAACCAATTCCACGGAAGCCATTTGACAA contains the following coding sequences:
- the LOC122549590 gene encoding transmembrane protein 74 — translated: MASVELVYLGEGNSQPCAWKELEWGLHASFPCLSGSAPGTAPYECYSYKHGQQHHPAGKDIKVCCCDQQLETSFTYVDENVNLQRASPTLSDKSYPMQSYHGSSSDIRAIPDGLQELSTESDDDSSSESSDTSVDYGFISALLFLFSGITLVIISYVIPRDVTVNPDSVSAREMENLQKESARIGAHLDRCVIAGLGLLTLGGILLSTLLMISICKGELYQRQRFAAVGRSGKLYGSFSFRLKSPGPNSSIQRFPMDGEDTMTID